ACCGCTAATTTGTTGCCTCCGGGAAGGATGGCACTTACCTTAACGTGTTCCCCTTCAGCAACATAGATGTTTTGTGGGGCAGTGGCAAAGGCTTGCGGTTGAATTCTTTCGATTTGTTCACCAGGAAGGATTTGCAAATTTAAGCTATAGTTGACACCAGCGAAAGGTGAACCCCGCAAAGTAGCAAACAGTGCCAGTAAAACTGGCATCTGTAACAGCAGTGGCAAACAACCTGCGAGCGGGTTGCCAAATTCTTTTTGGACGTTCATCATTTCTTCCTGCTGTTTTTGCGGATCGTCCTTATACCGCTCCCTAATTTCTTGCATCCGCTTGTTCATCAGAGGTTGCACAATCCGCATCCGCCGCATATTGCGAATTGAACCAGCACTCAGGGGATAGAGCGCGAAGCGGATTATCAATGTCAATGCCACGATCGCCAATCCATAGCTAGGCACAATGCTATAGAACAAGTCTATGATCGGCAGCATTACGTTGTTCGAGAGAAACCCGATACCAAAATCCATTATTCTGAATTCAACCTGAGATACTGTAAATTGACTTAATCTAATTTATCTAAATCATGATTTAGATGCGACTAGCTTCGTACTACGGATAGCCGCACATTATATGACAAGTGGGTTAGTGGTTAGTGGGTAGTGGGTAGTGGTACTTTTTGACAACTAACAACTAACAACTAACAATTCCCCACTTTCCATCACTTCTTAGCGCCCACATAGGTGGGATTTCTAGCGATGACTTTTTCTTCAATGTAGTCGTAAATTTCCCGAAACTTGGGAATAGCCCGCACTTCTAGACGGGTACCATTTCTGAGAGTTATTACCATATCCCCCCACAACCCAATGCCACGGGGAATTTTGACAATTTTGACAATTTCTGAGTAAATCACATCAGTGCGATCGCGCCCCATCCAACCACCCATCACGGAAATCCTGCGATCAGTAATGCGGTAGCGCAGCCACAATGCCCTAACAATTGCCCCGACTGTCAATGGTAGACCAACAATGGTTAGCCCAATCAATATGTTCGTGATTAAATCCCCTATATGGGGACCACCCTCAAAATAAACGTCTTCACGAATGCCCATTGAACACCTCGGCTTGTGCCAACAACTGCTCTAATTCTTGCAGAAATTGTTGGGTTACGCACTTAGATTCTGCTGCTGTTGGTTTCACAACAACCACTATCCGCCATCCTGGTAATATTTGAGGCAACAATTGATGCAAAGCTGCTGCAATTTGCCGCTTCAGGCGGTTGCGAACGACTGCTCGTTTGCTGACTTTTGTGCTAATCGAAATGCCTATTCGGGTTGGAGTAAGACTTGGTGTGTTTTTTGTTTCAATTTCAGGAACAGTATCCTCAGAAGGCTTGGAGGAAGGTGATGGTCGTAAGGCTCTTAATGTCATATGTGAACCATGACGACGGAATCCTTCCCGGAAAACTGCCTGGAAATCTTTTCGAGATTTTAGCCGATTTGCTTTGGGCAATGCCACTGCTGCTATGTTTCGCTCAATGCCCTAAACGCTCAAACGGTAGCGTCCCTTTCTTCTCCTAGCCTTGATCACGTTTCTACCGTCTGGTGTCCGCATCCTAG
The sequence above is a segment of the Mastigocladopsis repens PCC 10914 genome. Coding sequences within it:
- a CDS encoding PH domain-containing protein; the encoded protein is MGIREDVYFEGGPHIGDLITNILIGLTIVGLPLTVGAIVRALWLRYRITDRRISVMGGWMGRDRTDVIYSEIVKIVKIPRGIGLWGDMVITLRNGTRLEVRAIPKFREIYDYIEEKVIARNPTYVGAKK
- the rnpA gene encoding ribonuclease P protein component yields the protein MALPKANRLKSRKDFQAVFREGFRRHGSHMTLRALRPSPSSKPSEDTVPEIETKNTPSLTPTRIGISISTKVSKRAVVRNRLKRQIAAALHQLLPQILPGWRIVVVVKPTAAESKCVTQQFLQELEQLLAQAEVFNGHS
- the rpmH gene encoding 50S ribosomal protein L34, which produces MKRTLEGTCRKRKRTSGFRARMRTPDGRNVIKARRRKGRYRLSV